DNA sequence from the Acidicapsa acidisoli genome:
TTCACTGGGAAAACTCCATCCAATGCTTTGGAGCTTGACCTCGTCCCAAAGGCGAAAAACTTCTTCCGGGAACAGCCTCCACAAATCATCGAAGTAGCTCCCAACGCTCTGCGTCGTCGGACCCGACGCGACGTTCTGCTCTTTGGGGCCGGAGCGATAGCAGCGCTGGCAGGCGGCGGCTCACTCCTGCCACAGGCTACGCTGGAACGGCTGGGCATTATCCACGGGAACAAGACCTGGCCCAAGAAGGAGTGGTTCCTCAATAAGGCCTTGCGCATCGACGACGATGTTGCAGAGGCACTCTATTCAAAAGATCGCCTGGTACCCACTTATTCGAAATCGCAGATCACGCCACTCAAGAACAATTACAACGGCGCAACCCCTGATCCCGGCTACATCCCCGAATGGCAATTGGAGCTCAACGGTCTCGCGTCCGGCCTGACAGTTTCGCTGAACATCCGCAACCTGCTCACGCGCTTCCAA
Encoded proteins:
- a CDS encoding molybdopterin-dependent oxidoreductase, producing the protein MKSEQNRDPLRPIDASSTKAEMEQETPEFTGKTPSNALELDLVPKAKNFFREQPPQIIEVAPNALRRRTRRDVLLFGAGAIAALAGGGSLLPQATLERLGIIHGNKTWPKKEWFLNKALRIDDDVAEALYSKDRLVPTYSKSQITPLKNNYNGATPDPGYIPEWQLELNGLASGLTVSLNIRNLLTRFQVHEQITRLVCVEGWSAVAWWSGLRFDDLLRAYPPMSQAKWVRVESSVNLDGSGNPDPYFVSLDLPTARHPQTLLATHFNGQPLTVDHGAPLRLLVPVKVGLKNVKAITKLSFVAEEPRDYWAERGYSRYDGI